ACGAAACGTTAGCTGAAATCGTCTACTTGAAAATTTGCAGGTGTTAAAAATAAATTAATGAAGAGGGGAATTTATTATGTATCAACATCATAAAGAAACCATGAAAAATATTTTGGAGAAATTAAAAGTACAAGACGAAGTATTAGGCATATTATTAACGGGTTCTATTGCTCATGGATTTGAGACTTCGAAATCTGATGTAGATATTATGATTATAGTATCAGAGAAAGATTATAAAAAAAGAACTGAAATGAAAGAATTAACTTATTGGGAAAATGAATGTTGTACATATGAAGAAGGATATATTGATGGTAAATATATAAGCGTTGATTTTATGGAAAATGTTGCAATGATAGGAAGTGAGCCTGCAAGGTATGCTTTTGATGGCGCAGTTATTTTATACTCTAAAATTAAAGGATTGATAGAATTACTAGAAAAGATTACACGATATCCTGTTCAGAAGAAAGAAGAAAATATTAAAAGATTTTTTGCTCAATTGCAAGGATGGAAGTGGTACAGTGAAGAAGCAATTAAACATAATAATGAATACCTTTTAAATCATTCAATTTCTAATTTGGTGTTATTTGGAGGAAGATTAATACTTGCATATAATGAGATATTATATCCGTATCACAAATGGTTTATTAAACGTGTTGAAAAAGCTGATAAAAAACCTGAAGATATTATGGAAATTATTAATAATGTTTTATCAAAAAAGGATAAACAGAGTATAGATAGATTTTATGAATGTATTATTAATTTTGCTGATTGGAATGTAAACCAAGGTAGTTGGACAAGTCAGTTTGTAAGTGATAGCGAATTAAACTGGTTAAATGGGAATACTCCTATTTGTGATATATAGTAGATA
This Vallitalea okinawensis DNA region includes the following protein-coding sequences:
- a CDS encoding nucleotidyltransferase domain-containing protein, with product MYQHHKETMKNILEKLKVQDEVLGILLTGSIAHGFETSKSDVDIMIIVSEKDYKKRTEMKELTYWENECCTYEEGYIDGKYISVDFMENVAMIGSEPARYAFDGAVILYSKIKGLIELLEKITRYPVQKKEENIKRFFAQLQGWKWYSEEAIKHNNEYLLNHSISNLVLFGGRLILAYNEILYPYHKWFIKRVEKADKKPEDIMEIINNVLSKKDKQSIDRFYECIINFADWNVNQGSWTSQFVSDSELNWLNGNTPICDI